The Montipora foliosa isolate CH-2021 chromosome 6, ASM3666993v2, whole genome shotgun sequence genome includes the window GATCCGGATGTACGCAGCAGTGATGATGATTAAAGGAAGAGAATACTGCAGCACAAAGAGACAAACGGTGTAGACTTTGGCTCCGGTGTCCCATGTTTCTCTGCATTCGGTTCCAAAGCCACCTTTAGCAACAATTACAAGTGGAAGAACAGCCAAGAAGGAAGCGATCCACAAGCCAATTAACCAGATGACAATCTTCCATCTGCGCATCACGGGCTTAAATGGATTTGTGATGACATAGCACCGATGGACTGCCATCGAGGTCAAAGTGAACACACTGACGAAAAACGTGACTGTGACCATTGGTGAAATGGTCTTACAGAATGCCGTCGAGTGGTGAAATTTGATGAACATTTTAACGAAATACACTGGAAGGAAACTGATCATAAGAAGGTCCGAAATGGCCAGGTTTGCAATAAACAAGTCATTGAGAGTCCTGTGTTTCTTGGCTCGGACCACCAACAGCACCAAGACATTGCCAACGGATCCCAGGAGAAACGTTAGTACATAAACACATAGCTGGGCCTTCCCTTGTGGAGTCTCCAGTATCCGGGATGGACCTTCTCTTCCTATGGCATCGGTATCGTTTTGCATGGCTAATGCGGCCATTTTAGAGTCCGTGATGCCAACTTCGCTGCTAAATTAATATGCGTCGGTAAGTCTACCCTTTTCCCACCAAGCCACTTCTATGGTCATACACTAAACCCTTTTTAGTACTTGATCTTTAGGATCCTCTTATACTCTGCACAGCATCGACCTCAATTAATCCGATGTCACGACTGTGAATTCATAATTGTTGTCGCTTGGTTACTATAGCCTTCATTTGCGTAGTAAACTCCTCTTTGAAGTGGGCCAGGTTTGTCACAACCTTTGGCCTTTGACGGAGATAAGTGATGACTATTAAAGCACAGAGATCTTACACTTTTGCTGCTTCTGTTAGTCTCTTTCTTTTTGAGTTCAATGACGCACACTTAAAAGAAACTGCAGGACTTCCCAAGATATGATTTACAACTTAGTTTATGTTGACGTATTTCGCCTATAAATACTCTCCCAAGCACTTCCTACGAGACTTGCAGAGGCTCATCCAATCGGAATGTTCTTCAATGACACATGAAAAAGGTGCAGCGTGGAATGTCGTTCACGGATTTGCCCGGCGGCTAATGGCCCTTCCAGATTCTGCCAAAACAACATTAGAGACCAGTTAAAGTGCTGaattttggcaaatttttagCTTTCCTAACCCTTTGTTGGATTTTACAACCAACCAAACTGAAACAGATAAGTAGCTTTGTGTGCAACCAAACCAACGCCGTGTGAATCGTTAGTGTAATGTAGCTCTGTTTGCATCATTGAGCTTTTGCGGCAAATTTATAGTTAGCGGAGCCTTCTGAGACAAATTGCACAAAAGAAATGAATCTGAAagctttgaaattaaaaaaataaagtcgAAACGTCTGCGATATGACATATAGCAGACTGACAATTAACGTATTTCTTTCGCTCTATGTTAATGAAAATATATTCAACACATGCATATTCTGAAGGTTTCAATGCTCTGAGGGCAAGGAATTCCATTTAACAACATGACAGTTGACGACGAGAATCCATGACAATTTTACTCCTTACAGTCAAGAGTTCTGATCAAATACAGGTGCTTTGGAGAATATCACTCATCACCAGGGACTCCCTTCCTTGAGTGAAATGGCATTTTTAAAAGCACCCTCGTAAATTTAGCTTAGCAATGTAATATCGATTTCTCTGAAGTCTTCAAACAATATGGCATCGTTTCACGTCTGTTAACGTTTTACCAGTCATACAACAAATCCAGCCAGCAATACACAGAACACAAACGT containing:
- the LOC138006272 gene encoding melatonin receptor type 1B-like, which produces MAALAMQNDTDAIGREGPSRILETPQGKAQLCVYVLTFLLGSVGNVLVLLVVRAKKHRTLNDLFIANLAISDLLMISFLPVYFVKMFIKFHHSTAFCKTISPMVTVTFFVSVFTLTSMAVHRCYVITNPFKPVMRRWKIVIWLIGLWIASFLAVLPLVIVAKGGFGTECRETWDTGAKVYTVCLFVLQYSLPLIIITAAYIRIAVDLLKSSTERYGPGKILNENHRCEGNGPFRTNFCHEDIQVLKTVAVIVLVFAICLLPIQLRWMMRHFGGEREQRISENVFTKFDFLLSIFHSCLNPLVYGTLTRRFRRGYVKYLVRMCPCLSKVFNVHSIGSPSHDNSFRRHNGTFAVGNENDNFPLALIDPNYDNSGNQTKTTPKNI